One stretch of Lentisphaerota bacterium DNA includes these proteins:
- a CDS encoding B12-binding domain-containing radical SAM protein, with protein sequence MWIKLISPAVTRRPMDSDWKTHMAPPLALLVLGALTPHRHRVTVVDENVQPLDWSDTPDLVGITVKADTFLRASRIAADYRRRGIPVVMGGIHPTACPEDCLLHCDAVVIGEAEYLWPELLQHVEAGCLQRCYRNTRLVDPADSPVPRWELLDAQRYLFTNTLTAGRGCPWRCSFCYNSSPNIDARYRMKPVSHVLREIESLGTRHVMFIDDNFLGNPAQTRELVAALRPLNLTWHTAVSADIGRHEDLLDEMAASGCKSLFIGFETVRRAALQGCGKGQNRPEEYDATIARIHARGMLVNASMVFGFDEDTPDVFPDTLNWLLRNRVSSMTAHILTPYPGTVLHTQLASEGRIIDRDYEHYNTAHAVFRPARMSATDLEQGHRWMYRRFYSWEGIARRWPTATAQVRAYLEFNLLYRKFGRPASMLGHLVGMRNVARLAKWVAYGGEPEQPVGRLLRDRQDDAHGGRVAPRLSGQRMTT encoded by the coding sequence ATGTGGATCAAACTGATCTCGCCGGCCGTGACGCGGCGTCCGATGGATTCGGACTGGAAGACGCATATGGCACCGCCGCTGGCCCTGCTGGTGCTGGGCGCGCTGACCCCCCACCGGCATCGGGTAACAGTGGTGGACGAGAACGTGCAGCCGCTGGATTGGAGTGATACGCCGGATTTGGTTGGCATCACGGTCAAGGCCGATACGTTTCTTCGAGCTTCACGTATCGCGGCCGACTACCGGCGGCGTGGCATCCCGGTTGTGATGGGTGGCATTCATCCAACAGCCTGTCCGGAGGATTGCCTGCTGCACTGTGATGCCGTGGTGATTGGCGAAGCCGAGTATTTATGGCCGGAACTGCTGCAACATGTCGAGGCCGGGTGTCTGCAGCGATGCTATCGCAACACACGACTGGTCGATCCGGCCGATTCCCCTGTGCCACGATGGGAACTGCTCGATGCCCAACGTTACCTGTTTACCAATACGCTGACAGCCGGGCGCGGTTGTCCGTGGCGTTGTTCTTTCTGCTATAACAGCTCTCCCAATATTGACGCACGGTATCGCATGAAACCCGTCAGCCATGTGCTGCGCGAGATCGAGAGTCTGGGCACGCGACATGTGATGTTCATTGACGACAACTTTCTGGGAAATCCAGCACAGACACGAGAATTAGTAGCTGCGCTGCGGCCGCTGAATCTGACGTGGCACACAGCGGTCTCGGCGGACATTGGCCGACACGAGGACTTGCTCGACGAAATGGCGGCCAGTGGCTGCAAGAGTCTGTTCATTGGTTTTGAAACCGTGCGCCGCGCCGCCCTGCAGGGGTGCGGAAAGGGTCAAAACCGGCCGGAGGAGTATGACGCCACCATTGCCCGGATTCATGCGCGCGGCATGTTGGTCAACGCCAGCATGGTGTTTGGTTTTGATGAGGACACGCCGGATGTCTTTCCCGACACGTTGAACTGGTTGTTGCGCAATCGCGTCTCCTCCATGACGGCGCACATCCTCACTCCATATCCGGGGACCGTGCTGCACACGCAATTGGCATCCGAAGGACGTATTATTGATCGCGATTACGAACACTACAACACGGCACACGCCGTTTTTCGCCCGGCGCGCATGTCGGCGACAGACCTGGAGCAGGGGCATCGGTGGATGTACCGCCGGTTCTACTCCTGGGAAGGGATCGCACGTCGTTGGCCAACCGCGACGGCCCAGGTGCGGGCATATTTGGAATTCAATCTCCTCTACCGGAAATTTGGCCGCCCGGCTTCCATGCTGGGACATCTGGTGGGGATGCGTAATGTGGCGCGCTTGGCCAAGTGGGTCGCCTATGGCGGCGAACCCGAGCAGCCAGTAGGTCGGTTGCTACGGGACCGGCAGGATGATGCACACGGCGGGCGCGTAGCGCCGCGCCTATCCGGCCAACGTATGACAACGTAG
- a CDS encoding radical SAM protein, with product MHVTLHLTSECNFRCRYCYAAPHLGGTMTADTARAAVDLALRLSAQQSQGQSLGIIFFGGEPLLRPDLVRETICYCRDIEARTGQLFHFKLTTNGALLDKTFLTDPLTAGVFVALSHDGVQAAHDVHRIDASGNGTFERLRPVIDLLLAHKPYAPVMLVTTPETVSWYAESVRFFFACGFRYLICSLNYGTPWSRRALKELERQYGELADWYETQTLREEKFYFSPFDVKIAGHIFPGSCRHERCELGRRQISIAPSGRIFPCVQFVGDGGDSEWCIGDVRTGVDEVRRQRLYLENTTEKEACLPCAIRERCNHFCGCLNRQATGLLGQVSPVLCAHEQITLRIADRQAERLFRRKSPMFIQKQYNELFPLISLAEDHAILAAGRQRN from the coding sequence TTGCACGTCACACTCCATCTGACGTCGGAATGCAACTTCCGTTGTCGGTATTGTTACGCGGCACCGCATCTGGGCGGCACCATGACGGCCGATACGGCCCGAGCAGCAGTTGACCTCGCACTGCGGCTCAGCGCGCAACAGTCGCAGGGGCAAAGCTTGGGGATTATATTCTTCGGTGGCGAGCCGTTGTTGCGTCCTGATCTTGTTAGAGAGACGATATGTTACTGTCGGGATATCGAAGCAAGGACCGGCCAGTTGTTCCATTTCAAACTAACGACAAATGGCGCTCTGCTCGACAAGACGTTTCTGACCGATCCCCTGACCGCAGGTGTATTCGTGGCGCTTAGTCATGATGGGGTGCAGGCCGCACACGATGTTCATCGAATCGATGCGTCGGGCAACGGAACCTTTGAAAGACTGCGCCCGGTCATCGACCTTCTGCTCGCACATAAACCGTACGCGCCGGTCATGTTAGTGACGACCCCCGAGACGGTGTCGTGGTACGCTGAATCTGTCCGATTTTTCTTCGCTTGCGGATTCAGGTACCTGATTTGCTCCCTGAACTATGGCACACCATGGTCGCGGCGCGCACTCAAAGAACTTGAACGGCAATACGGCGAATTGGCTGATTGGTATGAGACGCAGACCCTCAGAGAAGAGAAGTTCTATTTCAGTCCATTTGATGTGAAGATTGCCGGACACATCTTTCCGGGAAGTTGTCGGCACGAACGGTGCGAACTTGGGCGTAGGCAGATTTCCATCGCGCCGTCAGGGCGCATCTTCCCTTGTGTTCAGTTTGTGGGCGACGGCGGGGATTCGGAGTGGTGCATCGGAGACGTACGAACCGGTGTGGATGAAGTGCGCCGCCAAAGACTGTATTTGGAAAATACGACGGAGAAAGAAGCATGCCTCCCATGCGCCATACGGGAACGCTGCAATCATTTCTGCGGGTGCCTCAATCGACAGGCAACCGGACTTCTGGGCCAGGTGTCACCGGTCCTTTGTGCACATGAACAGATTACGCTGCGAATCGCAGATCGACAGGCAGAGCGGCTATTTCGACGGAAGTCCCCGATGTTCATCCAGAAGCAGTACAACGAACTATTTCCTCTTATCTCGCTGGCAGAAGATCATGCAATCCTCGCGGCGGGCAGACAAAGGAATTAA
- a CDS encoding twin-arginine translocation signal domain-containing protein, which translates to MTTPQKTDALAAGVTRRQFIKNGLWGLAVAAVGAATGLSASRSSRSSRVWQIDPTLCVQCGRCETACVLTPSAVKAVHAYALCGYCKLCGGYHQPQAQRIDTAAENQLCPAGALIRTFVEDPFYEYTINEERCIGCAVCVKGCSQFGNGSLFLQVRHDRCVNCNDCAIARACPAGAFRRVPADQPYLVKGAPDAHV; encoded by the coding sequence ATGACAACACCCCAAAAAACCGACGCGCTGGCGGCTGGCGTCACCCGCAGACAGTTCATTAAGAACGGGCTGTGGGGACTGGCCGTGGCCGCCGTCGGCGCCGCCACCGGCCTGTCTGCATCGCGCAGCAGCCGATCATCGCGCGTCTGGCAGATCGATCCCACCCTGTGCGTGCAGTGCGGCCGATGCGAGACCGCGTGCGTGCTGACGCCGTCAGCCGTCAAGGCGGTTCATGCCTACGCCCTCTGCGGCTATTGCAAGCTGTGCGGCGGCTACCATCAGCCGCAGGCGCAACGGATTGACACGGCCGCCGAGAACCAGCTCTGCCCGGCGGGCGCGCTTATACGCACGTTCGTCGAGGATCCGTTCTACGAATACACGATCAACGAGGAGCGCTGCATCGGCTGCGCGGTCTGCGTGAAAGGCTGCAGCCAGTTTGGCAACGGCTCACTCTTCCTGCAAGTGCGGCACGACCGCTGCGTGAACTGCAACGACTGCGCCATCGCGCGCGCCTGCCCCGCAGGCGCGTTCCGGCGCGTGCCAGCCGACCAACCCTATCTTGTGAAGGGAGCGCCGGATGCGCACGTTTAA
- the carA gene encoding glutamine-hydrolyzing carbamoyl-phosphate synthase small subunit — protein sequence MAAFNWAEQRHKRAYLALEDGTILRGWSVGAPVDRVGEVVFNTGLTGYQEIISDPSYAGQFVTFTCPEIGNVGLNAADRESLRIHASGLVMQACNAASNWRSESELGRALEDAGVPALAGIDTRRLTRLLRDQGTMKGFMCVTGTVGEADGVAQARAWEGLDGQDYAARVSCAEPYAWDADGRETCSWGMAASLPPADLKIVAYDFGIKWNILRGLRRQGMQVTVVPAKTPAARVLELKPDGVLLSNGPADPAALPYAVAAIRELLGQVPVMGICLGHQLLGLALGGRTYRLKFGHHGCNHPVMDLATGSVAITSQNHNFAVAAETLDAARVDVTHINLNDQTVEGIRCKDFPAFSVQYHPEACPGPHDAAPLFNQFRRLITVSGRAAH from the coding sequence ATGGCAGCATTTAACTGGGCAGAGCAACGGCACAAGCGGGCGTATCTTGCGCTGGAGGATGGCACAATCTTGCGCGGCTGGTCGGTCGGCGCTCCGGTTGACCGGGTCGGCGAGGTGGTGTTCAACACCGGCCTGACGGGCTATCAAGAGATCATCAGCGACCCCTCGTATGCGGGGCAGTTCGTGACGTTTACCTGTCCCGAGATCGGCAACGTCGGCCTCAATGCGGCCGACCGGGAGTCGTTGCGGATCCACGCGAGCGGCTTGGTGATGCAAGCCTGCAACGCGGCGAGCAATTGGCGGAGCGAGTCGGAACTCGGACGGGCGCTGGAGGACGCGGGTGTGCCCGCGCTCGCGGGGATCGACACGCGGCGGCTGACGCGCCTCCTGCGCGACCAGGGGACGATGAAAGGCTTTATGTGTGTGACGGGCACCGTGGGCGAGGCGGATGGCGTGGCGCAGGCCCGCGCGTGGGAGGGCCTGGATGGCCAGGATTACGCGGCGCGGGTTTCGTGCGCCGAACCCTACGCCTGGGACGCCGATGGCCGCGAAACCTGTTCGTGGGGAATGGCTGCCAGCCTGCCGCCCGCCGATCTCAAGATCGTGGCGTATGATTTCGGCATCAAATGGAACATCCTGCGCGGCTTGCGGCGGCAGGGGATGCAGGTGACGGTGGTGCCGGCAAAGACCCCCGCAGCCCGCGTGCTGGAGCTGAAGCCGGATGGCGTCCTGCTTTCCAACGGACCCGCCGATCCTGCGGCGCTGCCCTATGCAGTGGCCGCCATCCGGGAGCTGCTGGGACAGGTTCCGGTGATGGGCATCTGCCTGGGGCACCAACTGCTCGGTCTGGCGTTGGGCGGACGGACCTACCGCCTGAAATTTGGCCACCACGGATGCAACCATCCGGTGATGGATCTGGCGACCGGGAGCGTGGCGATAACCTCGCAGAATCACAACTTTGCGGTCGCCGCCGAGACGCTCGACGCCGCCCGTGTCGACGTGACCCACATCAACCTCAACGACCAGACGGTCGAGGGGATACGATGCAAGGACTTCCCCGCATTCTCGGTGCAGTACCACCCCGAGGCGTGCCCCGGCCCCCACGATGCGGCACCGCTGTTCAACCAGTTCAGGCGTTTGATTACCGTCTCTGG
- the carB gene encoding carbamoyl-phosphate synthase large subunit, whose translation MPKRTDIHKVMLIGSGPIVIGQACEFDYSGVQACKSLREEGYEVVLVNSNPATIMTDPEFADRTYIEPLSADFLAAVIRRERPDALLPTVGGQTALNLAMALDKAGVLEKYGVEMIGATAEVIERAEDRSLFKEAMLKIGLDMPRSGSARTIDEARKVRDTLGYPLVIRPGFTLGGAGGGIARDEASFERIVQQGLFLSPTHEVLVEESIEGWKEFELEVMRDRKDNCVIVCSIENLDPMGVHTGDSITVAPAQTLTDREYQSMRDAALAVMRVIGVETGGSNVQFALNPANGRMVVIEMNPRVSRSSALASKATGFPIAKIAAKLAVGYTLDELRNDITRQTPACFEPSIDYVVTKIPRFAFEKFPSADPVLGTQMKSVGEAMSIGRTFKQSLQKALRSLETGRAGFGADGKDGCFEARDDAALEAAMRTPHGNRLFDVRAAFRRSWSVARIHSICKIDPWFLRHLEELAAYEDEIRAAGSLAGLEHDADRFMQAKEFGFSDRQIAWILKETEDAVRAARQRLGIVPVYGLVDTCAAEFAALTPYYYSTYGSGGPPEALPAARSGPARPKIMIIGGGPNRIGQGIEFDYCCVHACFALRDAGFETVMVNSNPETVSTDYDTSDKLYFEPLTLEDVLHVYRHEGCAGVIVQFGGQTPLNLARALEANGVTIIGTSPHSIEQAEDRKQFQEMAQRLGLRQPENGLATGVDEAESVAARIGFPVLMRPSFVLGGRAMVIVFDRETLRTYMRDAIEVSEDRPVLIDRFLANACEVDVDCISDGETHVIGAIMEHVELAGIHSGDSACIIPAPNLSKTVKAIIRRQTFALAEALKVRGLMNIQFAVQGEDVYILEVNPRASRTVPFVSKTTGVPLAKLAALVMVGEKLAEMGFTQEFIPQHYAVKEAVFPFTRFPGIDVVLSPEMKSTGEVMGIDGNCGLAYLKSQIAAGNRLPKGGGAFLSVRDEDKDAAVELARKLKQLGFTLYATLGTSTALWKSGIRDRAVFPISRGHPNAIDLIENDEINWIISTPTVGTEQAWDEVKMRAHAVTRNIPITTTINGLRWSIMGLKSYQTAHGSVKVRSIQEYHERSPQVRLPRRA comes from the coding sequence ATGCCAAAAAGAACAGATATTCACAAGGTGATGCTGATCGGCTCGGGCCCGATCGTAATCGGACAGGCTTGCGAGTTTGACTACTCGGGGGTGCAGGCCTGCAAATCCCTTCGCGAGGAGGGATACGAGGTGGTGCTCGTGAACAGCAACCCGGCGACGATCATGACCGACCCCGAATTCGCCGACCGCACCTACATCGAGCCGTTGAGCGCCGACTTCCTCGCCGCCGTGATCCGCCGCGAGCGGCCCGACGCCCTCCTGCCGACCGTGGGCGGTCAGACCGCGCTGAATCTGGCGATGGCACTGGACAAGGCGGGCGTTCTTGAGAAATACGGCGTTGAGATGATCGGCGCCACCGCAGAGGTGATTGAACGGGCCGAAGACCGCTCGCTGTTCAAGGAGGCGATGCTGAAGATCGGTCTGGATATGCCACGCAGCGGATCGGCGCGCACGATCGACGAGGCGCGCAAGGTCCGTGACACACTGGGGTATCCGCTGGTCATCCGCCCGGGTTTCACCCTGGGCGGCGCGGGTGGCGGCATCGCGCGCGACGAGGCCTCATTCGAGCGGATTGTTCAGCAGGGCCTGTTTCTGAGTCCAACCCACGAGGTGCTGGTTGAGGAATCGATCGAGGGCTGGAAGGAATTTGAGCTGGAGGTCATGCGTGATCGGAAGGACAACTGCGTGATCGTCTGCTCGATCGAGAACCTCGATCCGATGGGCGTGCACACAGGCGATTCGATCACCGTCGCCCCGGCGCAGACGCTGACCGACCGCGAATACCAGAGCATGCGCGACGCGGCGCTCGCCGTGATGCGGGTGATCGGCGTGGAGACGGGCGGGTCGAACGTCCAGTTTGCGCTGAACCCGGCCAATGGGCGGATGGTGGTGATCGAGATGAACCCGCGTGTCTCGCGCTCGAGCGCGCTGGCCTCCAAGGCGACGGGCTTCCCGATCGCGAAGATCGCGGCCAAGCTGGCCGTGGGGTATACGCTGGACGAGCTGCGCAACGACATCACCCGCCAGACGCCAGCCTGTTTTGAACCGTCGATCGACTACGTGGTGACCAAGATTCCGCGATTCGCCTTTGAAAAATTCCCCAGTGCCGACCCCGTGCTTGGCACGCAGATGAAGTCGGTCGGCGAAGCCATGAGCATCGGGCGCACGTTCAAGCAGAGCCTGCAGAAGGCGCTGCGTTCGCTGGAGACCGGCCGGGCCGGGTTCGGGGCTGACGGCAAGGACGGTTGCTTCGAAGCCCGCGACGACGCGGCGCTGGAGGCCGCCATGCGCACGCCGCATGGCAACCGGCTGTTCGACGTCCGAGCCGCCTTCCGCCGCAGCTGGAGCGTCGCGCGCATTCACAGCATCTGCAAGATCGATCCGTGGTTCCTCCGCCATCTGGAGGAGCTGGCGGCCTACGAGGACGAGATCCGCGCGGCTGGCTCGCTCGCGGGGCTGGAGCACGACGCCGACCGGTTCATGCAGGCCAAGGAGTTCGGCTTCTCCGACCGGCAGATTGCCTGGATCCTGAAGGAGACCGAAGACGCCGTCCGCGCCGCGCGGCAACGGCTCGGCATTGTTCCCGTCTATGGGCTGGTGGATACCTGCGCGGCAGAGTTCGCCGCCCTGACCCCGTACTATTATTCAACCTACGGTTCAGGCGGTCCGCCCGAGGCCCTGCCTGCGGCTCGGTCAGGCCCGGCGCGCCCGAAGATCATGATCATCGGCGGTGGTCCCAACCGCATCGGCCAGGGGATTGAGTTTGACTACTGCTGCGTCCACGCCTGCTTCGCCCTGCGCGACGCCGGATTTGAGACCGTCATGGTGAATAGCAACCCGGAAACCGTCAGCACCGACTACGACACCAGCGACAAGCTCTATTTCGAGCCGCTGACGCTCGAGGATGTGCTGCACGTCTACCGCCACGAGGGATGCGCGGGCGTGATTGTGCAGTTCGGGGGGCAGACGCCGTTGAACCTCGCGCGGGCGCTCGAAGCCAACGGCGTGACGATCATCGGCACCAGCCCGCACAGCATCGAGCAGGCCGAAGACCGTAAGCAGTTTCAGGAGATGGCGCAGCGTCTGGGGCTGCGCCAGCCCGAGAACGGACTGGCGACCGGCGTCGACGAGGCCGAGTCGGTCGCCGCGCGCATCGGCTTCCCGGTGCTGATGCGTCCGAGCTTCGTGCTGGGCGGCCGGGCGATGGTGATCGTCTTTGACCGCGAGACGCTCCGGACCTACATGCGCGATGCGATCGAGGTGTCGGAAGACCGCCCCGTGTTGATTGACCGTTTCTTGGCCAACGCGTGCGAGGTGGACGTCGACTGCATTTCCGACGGCGAGACACACGTGATCGGCGCGATCATGGAGCACGTCGAGCTCGCGGGCATCCACTCGGGCGACAGCGCGTGCATCATTCCGGCACCCAACCTGAGCAAGACGGTCAAGGCGATCATCCGCAGGCAGACGTTCGCCCTGGCTGAGGCGCTGAAGGTCAGAGGCCTGATGAACATCCAGTTCGCCGTCCAAGGGGAGGACGTGTACATCCTCGAAGTCAATCCGCGGGCGTCGCGGACCGTTCCTTTTGTCAGCAAGACGACGGGCGTGCCGCTGGCCAAGCTGGCGGCGCTGGTGATGGTGGGGGAGAAGCTGGCCGAGATGGGCTTTACCCAGGAATTCATCCCGCAGCACTACGCGGTCAAGGAAGCCGTGTTCCCCTTCACCCGCTTCCCCGGCATCGACGTGGTGCTCTCGCCGGAGATGAAGTCAACGGGCGAGGTGATGGGCATTGACGGCAACTGCGGGCTGGCCTACCTGAAGAGCCAGATTGCGGCGGGCAACCGGCTTCCCAAGGGCGGTGGCGCCTTCCTGAGCGTCCGCGACGAGGACAAAGACGCTGCAGTCGAGCTGGCGCGCAAGCTCAAGCAGCTCGGCTTTACGCTCTACGCGACACTCGGGACCAGCACCGCGCTGTGGAAGTCGGGCATTCGAGACCGGGCGGTCTTCCCCATCTCGCGCGGCCACCCCAATGCGATCGACTTGATTGAAAACGATGAGATCAACTGGATCATCAGCACCCCCACGGTGGGCACGGAACAGGCGTGGGACGAGGTGAAGATGCGCGCCCACGCAGTGACGCGCAACATACCGATCACGACCACGATCAACGGCCTGAGGTGGTCGATCATGGGGCTGAAGTCGTATCAGACGGCGCACGGATCTGTCAAGGTGCGCTCGATTCAGGAATACCATGAACGGTCGCCGCAGGTGCGGCTGCCTCGGCGCGCCTAA
- a CDS encoding helix-turn-helix domain-containing protein, with protein MTDSLHDPAGALERLFHEPKRLAILSALCTARNGLAFTELRDTCRLTDGNLNRHLKTLEEAGIVRVQKAFVNDKPRTTIVLTRGGLTRFHQYLETLESVLQEARRAARRANAPARTTLAAPVRA; from the coding sequence ATGACGGATTCCCTGCATGACCCGGCCGGTGCCTTGGAGCGCCTGTTTCACGAGCCGAAGCGCCTCGCGATTTTATCGGCGCTCTGCACGGCCCGCAACGGACTCGCCTTTACGGAACTGCGCGACACCTGCCGCTTGACCGACGGCAATCTCAACCGCCATCTCAAGACACTGGAGGAGGCGGGGATCGTTCGCGTGCAAAAGGCTTTTGTGAATGATAAGCCGCGCACCACGATTGTGCTGACGCGAGGAGGCCTGACGCGCTTTCACCAGTATCTGGAGACACTGGAGTCGGTGTTGCAGGAGGCCCGCCGGGCGGCCCGGCGAGCAAACGCGCCAGCGCGCACGACGCTGGCAGCGCCGGTGCGGGCGTAG
- a CDS encoding SAM-dependent methyltransferase, with the protein MWKNGRLWRRRPPGSNGWRKGADMGASDGLSAVLADEVRSRVFDEPGFMRLTQVARYGGRLSRVSFRPVELKTGRVLQAETGEAGRITVTNLDAADARAAIEEVIRQPGARELHVQTASADLHIRVTHKGRELVSRSKPLAREAEEALPHDRVKQQPLTDFDSAPLLKALGIADADGRIKASMRGKYDQVNAFLRILDTTVGDADGKGSEDEIIIADCGCGKAYITFAAYCYLTHARKRSVKVRGIDRNVELITAARRLAADLGVNEDVRFVAGELADSTLDVRPNLTISLHACDTATDEALARAVEWKCPRILCAPCCQHELNKGLSGGGAMKAMLRHGILRERLADLLTDTFRAQMLRILGYRVKIVEFVTHDATAKNLLIRAEYGVAPGQGDAVAEYRALRDLWKVTPWLEQRLGESISRFL; encoded by the coding sequence ATGTGGAAAAACGGGCGTTTGTGGCGCAGGCGGCCGCCCGGTTCGAACGGCTGGCGCAAGGGAGCGGACATGGGAGCGAGTGATGGATTGAGCGCGGTGCTGGCAGACGAGGTGCGTAGCCGCGTGTTTGACGAGCCGGGTTTTATGCGGCTGACGCAGGTCGCGCGTTACGGCGGGCGCCTGTCGCGCGTGAGTTTCCGGCCGGTCGAGCTGAAGACCGGGCGGGTGCTGCAGGCCGAAACGGGCGAGGCGGGCCGGATCACCGTCACCAATCTGGACGCCGCCGACGCGCGCGCCGCCATCGAGGAGGTCATCCGCCAGCCGGGCGCGCGCGAGCTGCACGTGCAGACGGCCTCGGCCGACCTCCATATCCGCGTGACGCACAAGGGACGGGAGCTGGTCTCCCGCAGCAAGCCGCTGGCGCGCGAGGCCGAAGAGGCGCTGCCGCACGACCGGGTCAAGCAACAGCCGCTGACCGACTTTGATTCCGCGCCGCTGCTGAAAGCGCTGGGCATTGCCGATGCCGATGGCCGGATCAAGGCGTCGATGCGGGGCAAATACGATCAGGTCAATGCGTTCCTTCGGATTCTGGACACGACGGTCGGGGACGCGGACGGGAAAGGGTCCGAGGACGAGATCATCATCGCCGATTGCGGGTGCGGCAAGGCCTACATCACGTTTGCAGCCTATTGTTATCTGACGCACGCGCGGAAGCGCTCCGTCAAGGTGCGCGGCATTGATCGCAATGTCGAGTTGATCACCGCCGCGCGACGGCTGGCGGCCGATCTCGGCGTGAATGAGGATGTGCGCTTTGTCGCGGGGGAACTCGCCGACAGCACGCTGGACGTACGGCCCAACCTGACGATCAGCCTGCACGCCTGTGACACGGCGACCGACGAGGCGCTGGCCCGCGCGGTCGAGTGGAAATGCCCCCGGATTCTCTGCGCGCCGTGCTGCCAGCATGAACTCAACAAAGGGCTGTCGGGGGGCGGAGCCATGAAGGCGATGTTGCGGCACGGCATTTTGCGCGAACGGCTGGCCGACCTGCTCACCGACACTTTCCGCGCGCAAATGCTTCGCATCCTGGGCTATCGTGTGAAGATCGTCGAATTCGTCACGCACGACGCGACCGCCAAGAACCTCCTGATTCGAGCCGAATACGGCGTGGCGCCCGGTCAGGGCGACGCCGTTGCGGAATATCGCGCGCTGCGCGACCTGTGGAAGGTGACGCCGTGGCTGGAGCAGCGGCTGGGGGAGTCGATCAGTCGGTTTCTCTAA
- a CDS encoding adenosine deaminase family protein: MTLHELITRAPKSDIHVHLDGSLRLETLIELARERGVALPSQSPAGLRELVFKPVYRDLADYLQGFQYTCAVMRDGEALERVAYELAQDAITDGVRYMEVRLAPQLLVTRGCELGGVLQAVAAGLSRAARHFRASVAVASGADMPFVSGIICCAMRNFQRGMSGYYDALLDAFPSMPHKQIVALASQEMARVAVASRDRDGLPVVGFDLAGEEAGYRAGHHAAAYQEAHSRFLRKTVHAGEAYGPESIYEAITLCHAERIGHGTWLFAPDRIASAAIADREGYVNALVEYIATRRITIEVCPTSNLQTMPELGGDLANHPVRRMIERQLPVAVATDNRLVSHTTVTAELCRVADCCKLDIAGVKQLVLAGFKGAFFPGSYVEKRAFVAQAAARFERLAQGSGHGSE, translated from the coding sequence ATGACGTTACACGAACTGATCACGCGGGCGCCGAAGAGCGACATTCATGTCCATCTGGACGGATCGTTGCGTCTGGAGACGTTGATCGAGCTGGCGCGGGAACGGGGCGTTGCGCTTCCCTCTCAGTCGCCAGCGGGCTTGCGGGAGCTGGTGTTCAAGCCGGTTTACCGTGACTTGGCCGATTATTTGCAGGGGTTTCAGTATACCTGCGCCGTGATGCGGGATGGCGAGGCCCTTGAGCGGGTGGCGTATGAGCTGGCGCAAGATGCGATCACCGATGGGGTGCGCTACATGGAGGTCCGGCTGGCGCCCCAGTTGCTCGTCACGCGCGGCTGTGAATTGGGCGGGGTGTTGCAGGCTGTGGCGGCGGGGCTGTCGCGGGCGGCGCGTCACTTCCGCGCCAGCGTGGCTGTGGCTTCCGGCGCGGACATGCCGTTCGTATCGGGCATCATTTGCTGCGCGATGCGCAATTTTCAGCGGGGGATGAGCGGCTATTACGACGCCCTGCTCGATGCCTTTCCCAGCATGCCGCACAAGCAGATCGTGGCCCTGGCGTCCCAGGAGATGGCGCGGGTGGCCGTGGCTAGCCGCGACCGCGACGGCCTCCCCGTTGTGGGTTTTGACCTCGCGGGTGAAGAGGCCGGCTACCGCGCCGGGCACCACGCTGCCGCCTATCAGGAGGCGCACAGCCGGTTTCTGCGCAAGACCGTTCATGCGGGCGAGGCGTACGGCCCCGAATCGATCTATGAGGCGATCACTCTCTGCCATGCCGAGCGAATCGGGCACGGCACCTGGCTTTTTGCCCCGGACCGGATCGCCAGCGCCGCCATCGCCGACCGCGAGGGGTATGTCAACGCGCTGGTCGAATACATCGCCACGCGGCGCATCACGATCGAGGTCTGCCCGACGAGCAACCTGCAGACCATGCCTGAGCTGGGTGGCGATTTGGCCAACCACCCGGTGCGCCGGATGATCGAACGGCAGCTTCCGGTGGCCGTGGCGACCGACAACCGGCTGGTCTCGCACACGACGGTGACGGCGGAACTGTGCCGCGTGGCGGATTGCTGCAAACTCGACATTGCGGGCGTGAAACAGTTGGTGCTCGCCGGATTCAAAGGGGCGTTCTTTCCCGGATCGTATGTGGAAAAACGGGCGTTTGTGGCGCAGGCGGCCGCCCGGTTCGAACGGCTGGCGCAAGGGAGCGGACATGGGAGCGAGTGA